TGTAAAGAGTCCATCATGTGAGGATTATGTGCCAAATCGGCTGTATTTATATTTCTGGGACTGCTTCTAAGATATTTATCAGCAGATTACTTCATCAGAGGACATCCAAGCTCCCAAAgtcacaaatatgatgtttcaGTTGTTCATTAATCTAACACAgaattacttttcttttttgttttaattacagatcatatttctgtaattttaaCCAAACCCCCATTCAAATTGTTATCACTTTTCGGCCAAAGgagttttttaataaattttaaTTTTCCTGTTGCAGAGGCAGGGATCGGTGTCGACATTTCGTGATTAACCAGAGTGAAACGGGGCAGTTTGTGGTGTGTGGAGACACTGAAGAGCACTACTCGGTCTCTGGTCTCATAGAGTACTACAAGACGAGCCCCTTTCAGCCATTTGGAGAGTACCTGACATCTACGTGCTTTGAGGTGAGACAAAACTCCTCAGTCACTTTCTTTACGTATAGCATTAATCCAGAGTGAAGGTCTAACTGATGTCTTTTGCTCTTGCAGGCGCTGGATAAAGAGTTGTATGACATCATCCAGGTTAAAGAAAAGCCTGTGGCCAGTGTCAGAGCTGTGAGGAGCAATCCACAGACTAACTCTACCTCAGAGAAGCCCCCTGTACGGCCACCAAAGAGCAAAAGGACACCAGAGGTGTGTACTGTCCATAATTTACAGGGAGATTATACTAATTTATATGTTACACTGAAATTGTTGCTGTGTAATACTTCTGGGCTGACTTTATGGCTTGTTTTGTAAAACAGGAAGGGCCACCTTTGCCTCGGAGGAGCAGGGCCCTTGATAATGGCCCCCTGAATGACCCGGACAAGGTTATGTATGCTCAGCTCAGGAAGCAATCACCCAGGGAGATACCGAGATCCCAACACATCCCTCAAGACAATTCCCCCGGAGATAATCTGGGGCGAGCTGCTGGAAGATCCACAACCCAGGATCAGAGCAGGTGCAGTCCTCCATCTGGACCAGAGTCTGTTTACTCTGAGCTCGGCCTGCTGGACAGCAAGAGCAGGTCTCTACCGCGTCTCGACAACAGCTCTGATGGAGAGCAGTCTTACAGGCTGAGTGCACCCCCACACACGCCACCGAGGCTTTCCCCAAAACCCGTCAGACAAAAGACAGAGAGGACGGAGTCGTGCTTCCCAGCGAGCAGCAGCCACAGCCTGGAACACATGAGTGACAGTGGTGTCTATCACCTGGCTGGCCGACCTGGTAGCCCACACACTACAGCCTCTGGGACCAGGTACGCTGAGGTCCCCAATGAAGTTGACAATACATACGAGCTGCTTCCTGGCCACGACGACACACCTGAACCCAACAGCAACACCTATGAGCCTCTGGAGGACCTCAGACCAAAACATACCCACTCATCCTGGGGGTTAAAGGTCAGTACTGTAGTCAAAATGCTTCCCTTTAAACATTTGAAAAGATGTTATtaatgtttatcatatttatttattcatttatttactgaTGATCTTTGTCTTTTACCTCCTGCAGAATGATAAATGGAAATGGTTGTTCCCTGACGCTAAGAGGAAATGGTGAAAAGGTCACCTCACCAGCTACGGATGAAAACGTTCACTAATTTTACTTTGACACTACAGTGGTCCTTACATGTTAACAGCTATTCACATAATATCTTCtgtatttttgctttttaatgtatttatttaataactatgatttcttttccacatttaaataaatgagagATTCAAAACGTATAATTCTTTTCTTCAGAGGAAAAAGGGTGTACAGTACTGTGTTTACTACTGGTATTTATTTTGACTACAGGCTGCGACCATCAATGCTGCACTTCATTCACAGGAAACTTTATTTGCATACAGATTTCAAACGTCTGTATTACGACAGCAATGAGGAAGTGCGTCAAAGATgttgaaatgttatttattatcttcttctgctgctctttatactgtcGATTCAGTGGTAGCCACTAAAACGACAGTATAACCTTTCTGTGTACTTGAATGCTTTCCATGGTCATAGTTATCTGTAAGCGATTACATAGAGGAACAGCTGCAGTGTTGTTTTATGTAGAACTTGGGTGACAGATATGAGGAAATAAGATGTTTCCCCTGCAAGTGATGTAATACAAACCCGGGTATATTTTAAGCCACGAAAATATAAAATCATTCAGCTTGGAAGATCaacaatattttgacatttctgaCTCTTTCACTACTTAGATGAAGCTGATAAACACTGGAAAAGAGAAGGAAACGTGTGTCACTACttaaaacagagaaacaatATGTCATAACGTGCCTGATTGTGTGTCAGTGGGTTTCCGCACATGTGAATGACACAATGCACTATACTGTAGGTTCAGTATATGCAAAATAAGAGAAAACATATCTTCATTATATTATCATAACAACACTTTGTTTTGCTGTGGTGTGGATAGCCAAGAGAGAATTACGATAACCCACGAGATTTCAAACAGTATAAATCTACAAAAATATATTGGTAATACTTTACTTTAACCCTCCATTTAGAATTTATAAGAATTATACTAACACTTAATACATTGTtgataacacactataatgtagtatttattaatacatttgtcAACACTATTTTATAACACActgtacattttacagtgtgttataaacTGTCCATACACATGAAGAAATCACTCACAGGTGGGTTTTAAACTATTTATAAATGTGTTCAAAACTCATGACGACATGTTGAAGCCTGAAGGTTTATTCTCAGAAATattgttttgcaaaaaaaaaaaaaatcatttatttCTCCTGGAGCTTTCTGCCGTATCTCATGGCCcacatcagcagatggagtttgttCAGTTGTCACAGAGAACTAAGaagtatttataaataaataaatacctcattgctaaataaatataatgaataATTATAGCAAAATAAATACTTATAATATATGCAATATTCattagtaatatatatataaaataaatagattaattatcaaatattaaattaatcaccaactattttgataattaatttatccgtttgactaatttttttaagaaataaagtcaaaattctcagattcagcttcttaaatgtgaattttttctggtttctttacacctctatgacagtaaactgaatatctttgagttgtggacaaaacaagacatctgaggacgtcatcttgggcttttggaaacacAGATCGAcagttttcatcattttctagaccaaataacaaattgattaatcaagaaaatgatcaacagattaatcgacaatgaaaataaatagtaGTGGCAACTCTACTATTCATATAGAATGGGAAACATGTTCGATGACAACTGTGTTATATTAAATTGTCAGTCATTCGTTATCAGATTATACACCAGGGAGGCTTCACAGGAAGAGTGAAGACGTGGGTTGCGGTGTGCTTGCAACTCTATACTGTAGGGTATCACAGTGTGttataaactaattataaatgctgaatacgttaaagtttaaaaatgttcaaTCAATTTTAAGAAAAAGTAGAAATGTAGGAAACTTCATCTCTTTATCTGCCACCGAGCAGTTTGTCAGACCCCCCACCATGGTACTGCTGTGAAAGAGTTTTAAAAAAGCATCTTAAATCCcatcaaattaaaacagacaaGGTGCCATGGAGTGAAATCAGTGTGAATTTCACACACGGTTTGGCTCCTCTCAACCACAGAAACAGTTGCTTACAGTACAGTAGTGGCTGCTTTACAGCTCCAGTATCACATCACACCAGAAGCTTCTCTGCTGGGATCATAATTAAACAGATGTTCTCTGTGAGACCAGTAATTAATGAAGCCACACAATCAGCCCTGAATATTTGATGCTGCCCTCATAAAGGGGACTGGAGATAATGGAAGAATTAAGTGGCTGCTCTGATGACTGCACACTGTTTAACTGGCTTCAACATCCTCCCAGTTTCAGGCCAATTAAGACACTCCATATCAACTCATCCTCATTTTTCATAGTTGAGAACAGTCACTTCGTCCAACGTGGCTCTGTTTTCTACACTCATATTTTGGTGTTGATCTGCATGCATGTGTATTTTCTTTGTCTGCTGTCACCCACAAGATTCAGCCTAAACAATCGACCATCACAGTTCCAGTAACACAGTTACCAATAGCTAACACAGGAAAGACTATTGCCTCATAACACTTGAGATGAAATGATCTACTGCAGGTCTATTCTGCGTTGCTTGTTGTGTTATGTGGCTTTAGCCTGCAGCCAGTGTCCCAGTTTCTACTTTTGTCGAACTCAGCACCAATTAACCAGGTCATTCTCATTTTGCAGCCATCGCACTTGGCAGCAAAGACGTGAAGATGACTCGGATGTGACTCTTAGCAGATAAACAAAATGTTCTGCATCCTCTTGCACGGTATGACTCACTAGAACAACCAGAGCTGAAAACATGCTGTACAAAAACATATACCTGATGCAAATCTGTACCCTACAGCCCAGAAACCAGGATTAATCAACCAACATGACCAAGGCCATTTCCTGAGATTAACGGTGTGCACAGGATGTAATCACGCCTGGGAGTGCTGAGGCAGCTCACACCTAATGATCACATCCTGCTTAACAAGTTATTACAGCTCATAGGATGGGCTATGCAGAGGCGCAGTCATTTCCTGATCTTTACTGTGACACGGTTCTTGATCACCATGTGGTGGGTGGCTTGAGGTAAAGGCCATTCACTTGAAATGATTCGGTTTTGGTTAACGATGAGAGCTcctgtatttaattattatttcatgcTTTTTCAGTGACAACAATAAACCTCACAAATCCAGAccgaaaaaaaaacatttattcaaaGTAAGACAAATACCTGAAGTCACATAAAATACTGTAACGTGTGTATCCAAAAGATGGCTGTATTTAATATCTCATGATAATGGCTGAGGCAGAAGAAAGATACCAACATTTGTTCAGACAACAGAGCCCTTCATGTAACTAGAGAAATATGATTGTCATCATCAGTTCCAcgagcaaaaaaacacaatccaAAATGATTAAAAGCAATACACTACATGTACAAATATTGCATAGCTCATATAAAATAGCTGTATGCCCTTAATCCCAATGCTGTGCTTTCATCCACGTCAAGCTTTGTCCTTATAAATACTAAATATCCATGTGTCATTGTAGGAAGACTTCACTGGGTGTATCTTATGTGCAATATAGGTAGATGAGCATTTTATGCATCAGTCCAGAGTCTGGCTCAATTCAGACATGTTTCACCTTTTCTCCCAACAAGAGACCAGTTCAGGTCAAGCCCTTTTATAAGTGTTAAaaggaaaatacattttcatctgCAGTATAGAAATTCTGGGACTTTCGGGTATTTCGCTTTCTTACTAAGCAGACGTCACTGAGACCGGAGAGGCCTGATATTTGGATGATGGGAGTGGGAGGCAGGCACTGGGCTCTGGCCAGGACAGGGTACAAGTAGACTCCTGAGGTTCCCCACGCTGCCGACCTCTGAAACCTTCCACGGAGCCCTCTCAGATTCGTATATGGAAGGTACTGGAGTGATAAAAGAGACAATATGAGGGACCAGCAATAGtcattgtgcatgtaaacatactgaCTTACTGTATATGTGAGTATAAACACAGAGGAATCAGGAATAGATGTGTTTCAGTGAGGACAGACAGCGATGAGGTCATTTGCATATAAATGAATGTGCATAGTGGTGACTCAGGATAAGAGTGATGTTGTTAGGCTCACAGTTAAATGATGAAAATGATTGCAAGCCATCTAAGTAATCAGGGACGCACAGCTCACAGCGCTGCAGCATGATGATTAATGCATGTATTGCCTGTTTTTAAAGGGCCACCGCTTGTCATATAGAATGAATACAACGTGTTGACAAATGCATCACACATTTAATCACCTTAAAAAGTCAGGAGCCCTAGTGATCATATTTTCAAAGTCAGCATAGGAGAGTTTGTGATCTCCGTCTAAATCAGCCTCCTCGATGGCTTTCTCACACACCAGCTGCACCTCCTCAGGAGTCAACTCCTCTTTTGTCAGCCTATTCAGAGTCTTTTCCAAGTCCTCTTTGCACAGGTAGTTATCCACATTGAAATCTGTGAGCAAGAGAGATTTATAGCAGAAAAAACCCCCacaaattttaatttttataaaattataataGAAAGGTTTTAAAAATTGGTCATTACCGTATATTTTGAAGGCATATATGGCCTTCAGCTCTCTAGGAGCCATTTCACTGAGGACTGAGAACATGTCCACAAATTCATTGAAGCTGAGATTCCCCATCCCGTCTTCTGAGAACGACTCAACGATCCTGCTGCGGAACGGGTTTTCCTACAGATGAAGGGGATGACAACATGTACACACATCAGTGCAAATGTTGTGTTAGattcatttacaaaaaaaaacaccctaaTGGAACTATAGGTTTCGTGTTTTTACATGCTGTTGTCAGTTTCACATATGATCTGTAGAGGTATAAACTGGTAGGTGTTCTGCTGATCACAGGGTTCAACTGAAAAAAGGCTGACTCCTTCTCTTTGCTGGTATGGTGAAGCCAATATTTTCTTCTCTGTTGCTCAACCATAAGTTGCTACTGAAGATTTTATATCACAGGTAAATTAGCTGATTTGACACAACTTGCTATACATTCacaatggtaaatggacttgcatttaaaCAGAGCTTTTCTAGTCGtccaaccactcaaagtgctttacactacatgtcagcattcaccaaTTCAGACactcattcatacactgatgacagaggctgccatgcaaggtgccaacctgcccatcatgatctaatctaaatgctcattcacacaccggtggcacagccttcgggagcaatttggggttcattATCTtacccaaggacacttcgacatcgAACCACGATCTTCCGATTAGTGGACGACTCGCTCTACCTCAGCCACAGCCGTCCATCTCAGAAGAGACTTGGAATCTCACTAACTCTATATCTCTATACATACAGATGTTGTCCAGAGGACGGTTAGCATGTTTGAGCTCAATACAAGCTCAGCAAAAGAAGCCATTTGTATAAACAGCCATCGGCCATCTAAAGCAATGCCATTATTAACTGCATATCCTCAGACGTGTCAGTGCAGCCTGAATCAATCCGGTCGACTCAGCACAGCTTATTAAAACTCAGCAAGATATGAACATATTTATGGTTACGACTCTGTAGAGCACTTTGGGTGACCGTGTATTGCCTGCATGGCTCTCATCAATTCTGCCTTCAGTGGtctccatcttcctcctctccatccttaCAGGCCTTGAAATCATGGGACAGTTTTACAGGCCAGGGCCAATTATGAGTCTCTGTGCTAAACCCTTGGTGGATAAGGACTCCATATAAAACTGTGTGGTCCTTGTGTCTGGTGCACAGGAGAAAAAGTGGAGGTAAATGTGGCTGCGATGTTACGCCACAGGCCATTTCTAAGATGTTCTTTTCAAATGGCAGGTGCTTAAAAATAGGAGGGCATGCGTCAGTCAGGGTAGAAAGGCGGAGCGTTTCATGGCCCATTAAATTTCACGAGCTCGCAGAATGTGGTGTCATGCAATCAGAtcggtgatgatggtggttaaAAATCAATTCTGTCCACTGAAAGAGAGTGTGTATTGATTAGGTGTCTAGACACATGAGTAGTGGGCGGgatggtgtgtttgttttagtgcCTTATAGCACAatacaaaataagaaaacacaacacaggTATACGCTGCTAGTGAAAAACAACAAGTATATCCATTAGGAAAGAGTTACAACACACAGAACTTATTGAGGTATTGTAGAGAagaatttttttacatttaactcTGGCATGTTGACTATTAAAGCTAAAGGCAGTTTACAATCAGGATCATTGGTGTAGTCCATTGGTACAAGATGTGGAGCCAACTCATGATATCTGCCGTGCAacctggaataaaaaaaaatatatagttatttttATGCTTCTGGTTTACCGCCATTTAGAAAAGAAACAATATACAGACTACTAAAATAACAAACTTGAATTTTTCAAACACCTGAAGCTTAAgataatttcacattttacattttacaggctatgtatatatttgtttttccttttgaaaaaacaatacaaaaagaaagaacaagataaaataaaactttatttctcctgagggaaattgttGTAATAAccctctcgttctctctctccttgtccTTCTCTGTTCTTGTGCTGTGAAACCCGTGAATTTTATGTCATTCATTATTGAGAATAACGTCCGTGGCTGTGTGAATGATAAACACATGATTTCAGGAAAGTGGGTGGTTATCTACAGCCCCCCTTTGACTAATCCTGTCATGGCGAACCTGCGTTGCCGGAGCGAAGCTATTTATCAGCAGGGACATTGGTCTTAGAGGACAAACCCACTtcaattaaattatataaaccTGTCAAAATGATGGAGTTATATTGGTACACCGCAAGAAATGAACGAAGTAAACCTGCAGTTCTGACGTACCATGACCCTGGGAAGTGTTTGGACAGCACAGCTTCTGCAAATTTGGCCTATTAACATAAGGTTTTAATACCACAACTACTACCCAagatacaaaaacacagaaatgctATAATCTAGTGTTAATGCTAAGATATGACATAAGGCTGAAAGGTTCAAATCCTTATGACCATCAGTGATGACCTGTGTCTTTGATGTTACATAATTGTAACCGTTGCAGCTGGAGACGGAAACAAGGAGCGCTTTATGATTAAGGTCATAAAGTGTATAACTCTATTACGCCCTCTGCTGATTGTTAATTTAGTTTCCAGTTCACTGATGGCCTCGGAATCAAAGTCAAGACAATATCACTGACGACGAACAAGTACATGCACACTATTTGTTAATAAGGGGAAAGGGAGAGAAACATTACAAATACTTTATTTTGTTGAAAAGAAAACCATTAATTCTTGATAGTTTGTGTAATTTTAGAAGAGAGTAACAGATGCACCACTGGACACAAATGCCTTCAAAGTCATATTGTAAGAGATATCATTTCAAAAACAACCTTTACTGCACATATATGGGCAAATCAGACCCCAAATTCATCTCTTTCTAATGTTACACTGCAACATTCTTGAGTATCAGCTTTCAATTTGCTTAAGTAGCTTAAATGTTTATCCTCCAACATCTAGAACCACGGATAAAAGATACTGAAACATGAGCATCGTTGGTCAATtccattaaaaagaaaagcacGCGATTTGTTTAATTTATGCCTGTCATCAAGGGGGTGAGTGACGGGAAGAGAGGAACGATGCTGCCCGATGAGTCATGATACTTTCACGCAATCACTAAGAGTAGATtgatatttatttcatttctgtAAGTGTTGAGGTTGCACATGTCAAAAGGTGGAAATGTGACACTGAAAACAACACCACAGTCAAAAGGTCAACATGACTTTCAAAGGTTTAGGTAACATACTGAAGCTGCTACAGGACAGAAACATCTAGATCTTCATTGATAAACACCTGAAGACTTTAACTTATCTCACATCCATGAACAATAAATGCACAAACTGTGTCATTCATAGATGTTATTACACGCGTCTGGATTGGCTGCAGACTGTTTGTATTTGCTGGGTTGTTAAGTTGATGGGGAGATATAAGAAGATAATTAATGAGTTGGATAAGAAGATCATTTAGGATGTCAATCTGTAAGGAAATTAGTAGCCACTAAACTATGAATGGAAATATACAAATTCTATGGAAATTACCGTATTCCTTCATTTTGCTTTGCATAATTTGCAAattgatttattcatatttgcttTCTCACTGAAATTCTGATGATATTGACAGatcatttacacattttaatCTATAACTTTACTACTACAAGTTGCATTGATTAAGATAAAAATAATCTTATATATTGTACCTATAAGGCATGATTTCCTACAACAGTACGTATACCACCTAAATTGACAAGTTTGTGCTCAATAATGGATTTTTGATTGATTCCCAGTTCAAATTCTCTGCTGTAAATCATCCTGAGATCTTAATCAAACAACACATATGTAATTGTGTTATACTCCAATTATGATAACTGtaaataatgtactgtatatcaaatgaaaatgtattcattactTTTACATATTATCTTAAAGCTGTAAGTCAACAAGTATCTTCCCCTTTTTGAACAGTGCCCAAATACTCCCCATCACAGCTGCCAATGAAATCAACTTCAGCATTAAGTTTCCCAAGAGGGAAGCAGTCTGCTCTGAGGACTTGGCATGGCTCACACAGTGTGAGACACTTTGAGTTCCTCCAACAGGAGCCAAATGTAGTCTGAATCTTTTGTATGCAGTCCATTGTAATGAAAGTATGGTTTGTTGGTTTCATTTAACACACAGTATTACATGCCATGCCCAGTTTCCACTTTTTAGAACAGAGCAAGGAGGGAACATGGGGAAATAAAAGACAG
The nucleotide sequence above comes from Sebastes fasciatus isolate fSebFas1 chromosome 4, fSebFas1.pri, whole genome shotgun sequence. Encoded proteins:
- the LOC141766223 gene encoding uncharacterized protein LOC141766223, whose product is MFAEMTPGSNHSRSRKGIERNCCVPYRQQKPRSERICNFSSGSRTKDQRKSPCLRTCLTFCFKDQARMEQMEPPVDPHVEGTEGRLRELASKWFIETQVPLIVRNGFFPTWFLGFITRKEAEEILREKELGCFLVRLSDKAIGYILSYKGRDRCRHFVINQSETGQFVVCGDTEEHYSVSGLIEYYKTSPFQPFGEYLTSTCFEALDKELYDIIQVKEKPVASVRAVRSNPQTNSTSEKPPVRPPKSKRTPEEGPPLPRRSRALDNGPLNDPDKVMYAQLRKQSPREIPRSQHIPQDNSPGDNLGRAAGRSTTQDQSRCSPPSGPESVYSELGLLDSKSRSLPRLDNSSDGEQSYRLSAPPHTPPRLSPKPVRQKTERTESCFPASSSHSLEHMSDSGVYHLAGRPGSPHTTASGTRYAEVPNEVDNTYELLPGHDDTPEPNSNTYEPLEDLRPKHTHSSWGLKNDKWKWLFPDAKRKW
- the cib2 gene encoding calcium and integrin-binding family member 2 isoform X1 — its product is MGNKQTIFTDEQLDAYQDCTFFTRKEILRLHGRYHELAPHLVPMDYTNDPDCKLPLALIVNMPELNENPFRSRIVESFSEDGMGNLSFNEFVDMFSVLSEMAPRELKAIYAFKIYDFNVDNYLCKEDLEKTLNRLTKEELTPEEVQLVCEKAIEEADLDGDHKLSYADFENMITRAPDFLSTFHIRI
- the cib2 gene encoding calcium and integrin-binding family member 2 isoform X2 translates to MDYTNDPDCKLPLALIVNMPELNENPFRSRIVESFSEDGMGNLSFNEFVDMFSVLSEMAPRELKAIYAFKIYDFNVDNYLCKEDLEKTLNRLTKEELTPEEVQLVCEKAIEEADLDGDHKLSYADFENMITRAPDFLSTFHIRI